Proteins encoded within one genomic window of Vidua macroura isolate BioBank_ID:100142 chromosome 34, ASM2450914v1, whole genome shotgun sequence:
- the AQP5 gene encoding aquaporin-5 yields MKKEILTLAFARAVFVEFLCTLIFVFIGLGSALKWPSALPSILQIALAFGLAIGTLVQAFGHISGAHINPAVTIAFFVGNQISLLRTLLYVVAQLVGAIAGAGILYGVTPANTRGNLAINALNNNITPGQALVVEIILTFQLAACIFASTDNRRSGVGSPALSIGLSVTVGHLVGIYFTGCSMNPARSFGPAVVTRRFSPVHWVFWVGPILGACLASLLYFYILVPYCMNMSDRVAIIKGTYESEEEWEEQREERKKSMELTPP; encoded by the exons ATGAAGAAGGAAATACTAACCCTGGCCTTTGCTCGAGCCGTCTTTGTGGAGTTCCTCTGCACGCTCATCTTCGTCTTCATTGGGCTGGGCTCGGCGCTGAAGTGGCCGTCGGCGCTGCCCAGCATCCTGCAGATCGCGCTGGCCTTCGGGCTGGCCATCGGCACCTTGGTGCAGGCCTTCGGCCACATCAGCGGCGCCCACATCAACCCCGCTGTGACCATCGCCTTCTTCGTAGGCAACCAGATCTCCCTGCTCCGCACGCTGCTCTACGTCGTGGCCCAGCTGGTCGGGGCCATCGCCGGCGCCGGGATCCTCTACGGCGTCACCCCCGCCAACACCCGCGGCAACCTGGCCATCAACGCG CTCAACAACAACATAACCCCAGGCCAGGCCCTGGTGGTGGAGATCATCCTCACCTTCCAGCTGGCCGCCTGCATCTTCGCATCCACGGACAACCGGCGCAGCGGCGTCGGCTCCCCCGCGCTGTCCATCGGCCTCTCCGTCACCGTGGGCCACCTGGTGGGG ATTTACTTCACCGGCTGCTCCATGAATCCTGCCCGCTCCTTCGGGCCCGCCGTCGTCACCAGGAGGTTCAGCCCCGTGCACTGG GTGTTCTGGGTCGGGCCCATCCTCGGGGCTTGCTTGGCCTCCCTGCTCTACTTCTACATCCTGGTGCCCTACTGCATGAACATGTCTGACAGGGTGGCCATCATCAAGGGCACCTACGAGTCCGAGGAGGAGTGGGAGGAGCAgcgggaggagaggaagaagtcCATGGAGCTGACCCCGCCGTAA
- the LOC128821121 gene encoding pro-glucagon-like isoform X1, translated as MVRWLYLSGLVFAVLIPAGWQVAPKDLQDLSSRWKLFGAQNSQSLLSHIKRHSEGTFTSDFTRYLDRMKAKDFVHWLINTKRYN; from the exons ATGGTGCGGTGGCTGTACCTGTCGGGGCTGGTGTTCGCCGTGCTCATCCCGGCCGGATGGCAGGTGGCTCCCAAGGACTTGCAGGACCTGTCCAG CAGATGGAAGTTGTTCGGAGCCCAGAACTCCCAGAGCCTCCTGTCCCACATCAAGCGACACTCGGAGGGGACCTTCACAAGCGACTTCACGCGGTACCTGGACAGGATGAAGGCCAAGGACTTCGTGCATTGGCTCATCAACACAAAGAG GTACAATTAA
- the LOC128821121 gene encoding pro-glucagon-like isoform X2 produces the protein MVRWLYLSGLVFAVLIPAGWQVAPKDLQDLSRWKLFGAQNSQSLLSHIKRHSEGTFTSDFTRYLDRMKAKDFVHWLINTKRYN, from the exons ATGGTGCGGTGGCTGTACCTGTCGGGGCTGGTGTTCGCCGTGCTCATCCCGGCCGGATGGCAGGTGGCTCCCAAGGACTTGCAGGACCTGTCCAG ATGGAAGTTGTTCGGAGCCCAGAACTCCCAGAGCCTCCTGTCCCACATCAAGCGACACTCGGAGGGGACCTTCACAAGCGACTTCACGCGGTACCTGGACAGGATGAAGGCCAAGGACTTCGTGCATTGGCTCATCAACACAAAGAG GTACAATTAA